A part of Halictus rubicundus isolate RS-2024b chromosome 4, iyHalRubi1_principal, whole genome shotgun sequence genomic DNA contains:
- the LOC143353093 gene encoding very long chain fatty acid elongase 1-like isoform X2, which yields MGILELYNHYWNEDLDPRSKDLPFVASNYQIPLLLIAYLYIVLKWGPNYMKNRNPYSLKTFIRYYNVFQVIINAFIIIRLIQLGLFDEPTRFCYPTDYSFNPTSLQIVYTLWLCWMIKIVDLIETITFVLRKKSNQVSFLHLYHHITVLLLGWYITRFHIGKMAAIPAIVNCSVHVVMYSYYYFSTFGDKAPKILQQVKPLITIMQMVQFVILVLHSFVAYLPSCHTNLTTAANVQIANLIINFVLFYNFYQKSYKAQQKQKK from the exons ATGGGTATCCTGGAACTCTACAATCATTACTGGAACGAAGATCTCG ATCCGAGGTCTAAGGATTTACCGTTCGTAGCGTCGAACTACCAAATACCATTACTCCTGATCGCCTATCTATACATTGTTTTGAAATGGGGACCGAATTACATGAAGAACAGAAATCCGTACAGCTTGAAAACTTTCATCAGATACTACAATGTCTTCCAAGTTATCATAAACGCTTTCATAATCATAAGGTTAATTCAATTGGGTCTCTTCGACGAACCAACAAGATTCTGCTATCCAACGGATTATTCGTTCAATCCCACCTCACTACAG ATAGTGTACACACTATGGCTATGTTGGATGATAAAGATCGTGGACCTGATTGAGACAATAACATTTGTGCTCAGGAAAAAGAGTAATCAGGTCTCCTTCTTGCACCTATACCATCATATAACAGTGCTGTTGTTAGGATGGTATATCACAAGATTCCATATAGGCAAAATGGCTGCAATTCCAGCTATAGTAAACTGTTCCGTTCACGTCGTCATGTATAGTTACTACTACTTCAGTACTTTTGGCGACAAAGCGCCGAAGATACTACAGCAGGTGAAACCATTAATCACAATAATGCAAATG GTACAATTTGTCATCCTAGTCTTGCACTCGTTTGTGGCATACCTTCCATCGTGTCATACAAATCTGACGACGGCAGCGAACGTACAAATTGCCAATCTCATAATAAATTTCGTACTGTTCTACAACTTCTATCAGAAGAGCTACAAGGCtcagcagaagcagaa
- the LOC143353093 gene encoding very long chain fatty acid elongase 1-like isoform X1 yields the protein MGILELYNHYWNEDLDPRSKDLPFVASNYQIPLLLIAYLYIVLKWGPNYMKNRNPYSLKTFIRYYNVFQVIINAFIIIRLIQLGLFDEPTRFCYPTDYSFNPTSLQIVYTLWLCWMIKIVDLIETITFVLRKKSNQVSFLHLYHHITVLLLGWYITRFHIGKMAAIPAIVNCSVHVVMYSYYYFSTFGDKAPKILQQVKPLITIMQMVQFVILVLHSFVAYLPSCHTNLTTAANVQIANLIINFVLFYNFYQKSYKAQQKQKQKK from the exons ATGGGTATCCTGGAACTCTACAATCATTACTGGAACGAAGATCTCG ATCCGAGGTCTAAGGATTTACCGTTCGTAGCGTCGAACTACCAAATACCATTACTCCTGATCGCCTATCTATACATTGTTTTGAAATGGGGACCGAATTACATGAAGAACAGAAATCCGTACAGCTTGAAAACTTTCATCAGATACTACAATGTCTTCCAAGTTATCATAAACGCTTTCATAATCATAAGGTTAATTCAATTGGGTCTCTTCGACGAACCAACAAGATTCTGCTATCCAACGGATTATTCGTTCAATCCCACCTCACTACAG ATAGTGTACACACTATGGCTATGTTGGATGATAAAGATCGTGGACCTGATTGAGACAATAACATTTGTGCTCAGGAAAAAGAGTAATCAGGTCTCCTTCTTGCACCTATACCATCATATAACAGTGCTGTTGTTAGGATGGTATATCACAAGATTCCATATAGGCAAAATGGCTGCAATTCCAGCTATAGTAAACTGTTCCGTTCACGTCGTCATGTATAGTTACTACTACTTCAGTACTTTTGGCGACAAAGCGCCGAAGATACTACAGCAGGTGAAACCATTAATCACAATAATGCAAATG GTACAATTTGTCATCCTAGTCTTGCACTCGTTTGTGGCATACCTTCCATCGTGTCATACAAATCTGACGACGGCAGCGAACGTACAAATTGCCAATCTCATAATAAATTTCGTACTGTTCTACAACTTCTATCAGAAGAGCTACAAGGCtcagcagaagcagaagcagaagaaaTAA